From Methylomonas sp. EFPC3, a single genomic window includes:
- a CDS encoding methyl-accepting chemotaxis protein, translating into MANSFGPTLKSIDSGFVYGLTVGLGLAGGLLAAVLAEFSMISVLGGVALLLAGALAGSALVNRQQAVLHELNRTWRGDEEAKLKDLETYVVELERMFLQIVPILVRQVQTSRTHTEQEITVLTDRFAAMVNQLERLIAGGRQSRQDRGVDVLFAETREALTTVLKVLSQIQDVEHAVVDEVRKLSTHTKQLDSMAQEVRKVAEQINLLALNAAIEAARAGENGRGFAVVADEVRKLAGFSSATGEKISRAIEGINLAMSSTLKMSEASGTSDDKAIRDAELAIGRALDDLHKALEMFKGDADNLRSNSAQIRDEIYSVLTAFQFQDRVSQMLTHVEHNLASLQSAVGGIRNVGVRHADSLNVGETLSRMELSYTMPEELLNHTAASAVGHQSSSSNSDEITFF; encoded by the coding sequence ATGGCAAATTCATTCGGTCCTACGCTCAAATCAATCGATTCCGGCTTTGTTTACGGTTTGACGGTGGGCCTGGGATTGGCTGGCGGTTTATTGGCGGCCGTACTGGCGGAATTCAGTATGATTAGCGTGCTGGGCGGAGTGGCGTTACTGTTGGCCGGCGCCTTGGCGGGCTCGGCGTTGGTCAACAGGCAGCAAGCGGTTTTGCATGAACTGAACCGGACTTGGCGCGGCGATGAAGAAGCAAAGCTAAAAGATTTGGAAACCTACGTAGTCGAATTGGAGCGTATGTTCCTGCAGATAGTCCCGATCCTAGTGCGGCAAGTACAAACCTCGCGTACCCACACTGAGCAGGAAATCACGGTGTTGACAGATCGCTTTGCGGCGATGGTCAACCAATTGGAGCGATTGATCGCCGGCGGTCGCCAAAGTCGCCAAGATCGCGGCGTCGACGTATTGTTCGCCGAGACCCGCGAAGCCCTGACCACGGTGTTAAAAGTGTTGAGCCAAATTCAGGACGTCGAGCACGCGGTGGTCGACGAGGTCAGAAAGCTATCGACTCACACCAAGCAACTGGATTCGATGGCTCAGGAGGTGCGCAAGGTGGCGGAACAGATCAATTTGTTGGCTTTGAATGCCGCGATAGAAGCGGCCCGCGCTGGAGAAAACGGCCGCGGTTTTGCTGTCGTGGCCGACGAAGTGCGGAAATTGGCCGGTTTCTCGTCGGCTACGGGCGAAAAGATCAGTCGGGCGATCGAAGGTATCAATTTGGCAATGTCCTCCACCTTGAAAATGTCCGAGGCATCCGGGACTTCCGACGACAAAGCCATTCGCGACGCCGAGCTGGCGATTGGCAGAGCGCTCGACGATCTGCACAAAGCCTTGGAAATGTTCAAAGGCGACGCCGACAATTTGCGCAGTAACAGTGCGCAAATTCGCGACGAGATCTATAGCGTACTGACCGCATTTCAATTTCAGGACCGCGTCAGCCAGATGCTGACTCATGTCGAGCACAATCTGGCCAGTTTGCAGAGCGCTGTCGGCGGGATTCGGAACGTCGGGGTCCGCCATGCCGATAGCCTGAATGTCGGCGAGACCCTATCCCGGATGGAGCTGAGCTACACCATGCCTGAGGAATTGCTTAACCACACCGCTGCCTCGGCCGTCGGCCACCAGAGTTCTTCGAGTAATAGCGATGAAATAACCTTTTTCTAG